The proteins below are encoded in one region of Conger conger chromosome 17, fConCon1.1, whole genome shotgun sequence:
- the vps16 gene encoding vacuolar protein sorting-associated protein 16 homolog, whose protein sequence is MAFVTANWNPLGEAFYRKIELYEMGWNLRDGLRDCLVAAAPYGGPIALLREPQRRSPSARPQLEIYSASGISMASFPWKSGPVKHLGWTVCDDLLCVQDDGTVLIYDLFGDFKRHFSMGNEVLQNHVVEAKVFHSPYGTGVAIVTGAFRFTLATNIDDLKLRRLPEVPGLQGAPSCWAVLTQDRQSKVLLANGADLFILDNTSCTPVTPPGLSPLASSIVQMAVSFSYKYLALFTDSGHVWMGPANLKDKLSEVETKVRTPPKQMVWCRRPKSQQPSVVIMWDRHLLVAGECKDTIQYHLDDESVLVPELDGVRIICGTHHELLHEVPAACEEIFKIASMAPGALLLEAHKEYEKESQKADEYLREIKEQSLLGEAVRQCVEAAGYEHEPDTQKTLLKAASFGKCFLSNFPPEQFVSMCRDLRVLNAVRDYTVGIPLTHPQYKQMTIQVLIDRLVYRKLYPLAIEICRYLKTPEYQGVSRVLKHWACCKVQQKEEGDDVIARTISVKLGEAGGISYSEIAARAYECGRTELAIKLLEFEPRSGEQVPLLLKMKRSQLALSKAIESGDTDLVYTVVTYLKNEMNRGDFFMTLRNQPVALSLYRQFCKYQEQDTLKDLFNQDDDHQELGNFYVRASYQEGKLEARLSLLQSAVDEYNKAKNEFAAKATEEEMKLLRFQRRVEEEKGERVLGSSLQDTMHCLLTAGLHKQAEQLYKEFRVPDKRYWWLKLTALAEKEDWDELEKFAKSKKSPIGYLPFVEVCVKLHNKYEAKKYVSKVTPEQKVKAHLAVGELDGAAEAAIERRSEAEISLVLSRCSPTTDRALLDRLNRARSTAAKK, encoded by the exons ATGGCGTTTGTTACCGCAAACTGGAACCCGCTGGGGGAGGCTTTCTACAG aaagatTGAGCTGTATGAGATGGGATGGAACCTAAGGGACGGACTCCGAGATTGTCTGGTGGCGGCAGCTCCGTACGGTGGGCCTATCG cttTGTTGAGAGAACCACAGCGTCGCTCCCCCAGTGCCAGGCCCCAGCTTGAGATCTACTCCGCCTCTGGCATCTCCATGGCCAGCTTCCCT TGGAAGAGTGGTCCAGTGAAGCATCTGGGCTGGACCGTGTGTGACGACCTGCTGTGCGTGCAGGACGATGGCACCGTGCTCATCTACGACCTGTTCGGAGACTTCAAGAGGCATTTCAGCATGGGAAAC GAAGTGCTTCAGAACCACGTGGTGGAGGCCAAGGTTTTCCACTCGCCTTACGGCACGGGGGTCGCCATAGTAACCGGAGCGTTCCGATTCACCCTGGCAACAAACATCGATGACCTGAAGCTTCGGCGCCTCCCTGAGGTTCCAG GGCTGCAGGGGGCGCCATCATGCTGGGCAGTGCTGACACAGGACAGGCAGAGCAAAGTCTTGCTGGCCAATGGCGCAGACCTCTTCATCCTGGACAACACGTCCTGCACTCCAGTG ACGCCACCAGGTCTCTCCCCCCTAGCCAGCAGCATTGTGCAGATGGCGGTGTCCTTCAGCTACAAGTACCTGGCCCTGTTCACTGACTCGGGCCACGTGTGGATGGGCCCCGCCAACTTAAAG GACAAACTCAGCGAAGTGGAAACCAAGGTTAGGACTCCACCAAAACAGATGGTCTG GTGCCGGAGACCAAAGAGCCAGCAGCCCTCGGTGGTGATCATGTGGGACCGCCACCTCCTGGTGGCCGGAGAGTGTAAAGACACCATTCA GTATCACCTGGACGACGAGTCTGTCCTGGTCCCGGAGTTGGATGGTGTGCGGATCATCTGTGGGACTCACCACGAGCTTTTACACGAGGTCCCAG CTGCCTGTGAGGAGATCTTCAAGATCGCCTCAATGGCACCTGGAGCTCTGCTTCTGGAGGCTCATAAGGAGTAtgag AAGGAGAGTCAGAAGGCAGATGAGTACCTGCGGGAGATTAAAGAGCAGAGTCTGCTCGGCGAGGCCGTCAGGCAGTGTGTGGAGGCAGCCGGGTACGAGCATGAGCCcgacacacagaaaacactgctcaag gcGGCGTCCTTCGGAAAGTGTTTCCTGAGTAACTTCCCTCCAGAGCAGTTTGTCAGCATGTGCCGAGACCTGCGCGTCCTCAACGCTGTGAGGGACTACACTGTGGGCATCCcgctcacacaccctca ATACAAGCAAATGACCATACAAGTGTTGATTGACAG GCTGGTCTATCGGAAGCTGTATCCTCTGGCCATAGAGATCTGCCGCTACCTGAAGACCCCAGAATACCAGGGAGTGAGCAGGGTGCTGAAGCACTGGGCCTGCTGCAAG GTCCAGCAGAAGGAGGAGGGCGATGATGTCATCGCACGGACCATCAGCGTGAAGCTGGGCGAGGCTGGGGGGATCTCGTACTCTGAGATAGCTGCCCGCGCGTACGAGTGTGGCAGGACGGAGCTGGCCATCAAG ctcctgGAGTTTGAGCCTCGCTCTGGGGAACAGGTACCTCTGCTGTTGAAAATGAAGAGGAGCCAGCTGGCCCTCAGCAAAGCCATTGAGAGCGGAGACACTGACCTGG tgtacacGGTGGTGACCTACCTGAAGAATGAGATGAACCGAGGGGACTTCTTCATGACCCTGAGGAACCAGCCAGTGGCTCTCAGTCTATACCGACAG ttcTGTAAATACCAAGAGCAGGACACTCTAAAGGACCTCTTCAATCAGGATGATGATCACCAGGAGCTGGGAAACTTCTATGTCAGAGCCAGTTACCAAGAGGGG AAGCTTGAGGCCCGGTTGTCTCTTCTCCAAAGTGCAGTGGATGAGTACAACAAGGCCAAGAACGAGTTTGCTGCCAAG GCCACGGAGGAGGAGATGAAGCTCCTGCGCTTCCAGAggcgggtggaggaggagaagggtgaGCGCGTCCTGgggtcctccctgcaggacacTATGCACTGCCTGCTCACCGCCGGCCTGCACAAGCAGGCCGAACAGCTCTACAAGGAGTTCCGTGTTCCTGACAAGAG GTACTGGTGGCTGAAGCTGACCGCTCTGGCAGAGAAAGAGGACTGGGATGAACTCGAGAAGTTTGCCAAGAGCAAGAAGTCTCCCATCGGATACCTG CCCTTCGTCGAGGTCTGCGTGAAGCTGCACAATAAATATGAAGCCAAGAAGTATGTTTCCAAGGTGACCCCTGAACAGAAAGTCAAAGCACACCTggcagtggg GGAGCTGGATGGTGCGGCAGAGGCGGCCATCGAGAGGCGCAGCGAGGCAGAGATCAGCCTGGTCCTCTCCCGCTGCTCCCCCACCACCGACCGCGCCCTCCTGGACCGCCTGAACCGCGCCCGCTCCACCGCCGCCAAGAAGTGA